The Carassius auratus strain Wakin chromosome 30, ASM336829v1, whole genome shotgun sequence region TTGTCATATAGAAATCATATATTAGAGCCGAGGACACCATTTTAAGTGAGGACTTAATTCACATTTCAAAATTATAGAGGTTTCTAAGTtaaaatcacacatgcgcagtatcatcagctcctcggttctcgaatcggacacatctgacagaaacagttcttgactcaagaacgagtcaatctttcgttcattatctggctcagctggtgttcatcttcagttctctcttcacagcagttcagtcagtgtactgtttgagtaaatgagtTACTCCggaatattggtttgttttaactcggacggattgtcagccacattaaaaaaaaaaaaaaagtcaaaagcttaagtcatttgtggattaatgcttattggagatgcgaaccgtttcaaacgattcagttcgatgaactggttcaaaaagttccggttacatcgaatgattcgttcgcgaaccggatatcacaaactgctttgttttgaactctctcacaacagatacggaagagaagacaatgctgaataaagccgtagttttgctatttttggaccaacatttattttcgatgcttcagaatattctaactgctcctctgatgacacatggactactttgaagatgttattaccacctttctggacatggacagtagaccgtaaatacgttttcaatggagggacagaaagctcttggacttaATCCAAAATATattgtcttacgggtttggaacgacatgaggatgagttattaatgacaattttcatttttcaatgaactaaccctttaagtaataaAAAGGTTTCTTTTGCAAcggaaaaaaaagtattgtccAATCATGTATCTACCAGAGATAACATACTATGAAAAGATTATATAGTTTGTTCAATTGTGGGATCCAATTATATAATGATGCTGTGTGTTCActtttaatatgggttaaaattttgatttttaaTTGGTAAAATTGAGTTTTGGTGCTCGTTTGTCTGTAACTATAATAAACAGGTATTGTTCCTCCAACGATACTGCCTTTGCActgtataaatgtgaaataaatactgtataatacattATGAAACTCACGTGTAAACATGAGCACGCGACTGTCTGAGTAATAACATGTGGACAGATCACAGTTACTTTAAACTTGACCGTAACACTCAAATGTGTAGCGAGATAAAGGTCACAAAAATAATGCTGGGATCACATAACGGCACATATCCGGGACTGTCCAGTGCTGTCAGTGTCTTTGAGTCTTGTTTTGTCCCGTACCACCACTGACTGGTTGCCGTAGCGGCTGTACCGGGAGCTTTGGCTGCGGCTCAGGTAGTTGGTGGGAGGCGCCCTCTCCAGctccagctgctgctgctgccagaTCAGCAGCGAGGTGTCCTTGAAGCGCAGCCGCGCGAAGCCCTCCGACAGCGCCTTCTCGGCTAAAGGACCGCGCTCCGTCATTGCGAGGCACGCTGAAGGCCTGACAGACTGACTGATGGAGCTCTCGTGACGGTGGACATGCCAAACTTCGCCTCGGTTTTAATCATGTGGATAGAAAATGGTCTCGAGGCAGAAGGCTAGATGAAAGGAGAACACGGACTTCAAACGCTTGACTTCACCAGTTGCGCAAAAGCAAAGCGAGGCAGTGATGCCATTTCACCTCGGCGTTTTGCTCGCGATTTTGTAGCAATGAACGACCCGCTGATGGTTGAAATATCGAAATCAAGTAGTTTTATGAGAACCTGGTGTTCTGTTGTATTCGGATTTGATCAACCGTTCACGTTTTCCTCGTGTAGTGATTCGAAAAAAAACATCAGCTTCTTAAAATAACGCCAGGCGGCTGCCTGTGGCAACAACGTCCGCTTGAATGAGAGTCCGACTGCAACCACGAGACGTTTAATGGTTCCGAGTGCAAATTAATTTGCATAGTaccactttttttatatatattatagaaaagcattaatgttaaaatatgcgTTTAACAAATTAGATTCccaatatttcaaataatgagtaaaaaaagaaaagaaaaaaagtgcagaATCATTTAGAAGACAACTTAATCAGACatagaaattaagtttttatttcaaaGCAGTGagcaagctaaaaaataaaataaaatatttaatccaAGTCTTCATCATCTGACATAAAACGTTAGATAATAAGCCTTTTGTGTGGGTGGCAATATGAGCGTGTCTGATCCACCACTGGATCGGGAAAATATGAAGTAATGCAGCAATTAATAAAGATTAACTGTAAAGATCATACAAGTACTGAAAGGTTTCAGTGAATGGTGGATCTTTCGAGGATTTTGTTCTCATTTCTTCTTGGGGTCAGCATCAAGAGGCAACCCAATGTCCTTTCCACGCAACTTAAGgcctaaaaaggaaaaaaataaacaaaataaatatataaatatatatatttgtgtgtaaaagcaaTGTGGTactttcataatatatatttaatacatacaaataatagtagttcttttaacaaatgtttaaaatgatcaacagatgcatcattaaattataatgttgtggaaaaagttcatttcagtaattcaactcaaattgtgaagctcgtgtattaaataaattcagtgcacacaaactgaagtagtttaagtctttggtttatAAGACCAATAAAATTTAGCTCTTTGCtttaatttgctttaattacggcctcaattcggtgtggcatggaggtgatcagtttgtggcactgctgaggtggtatggaggcccaggtttctttgacagtggccttcagctcatctgaatttttttggtctctcgtttctcattttcctcttgacaatagcccatagattctctctggggttcaggtctggtgtttttgctggccagtcaagcacaccaacaccatcgtcatttaaccaatttttggtgcttttggcagtgtggtcagctgccaaatcctgctggaaaatgaaatcagcttcTTCgtaaagctggtcagcagagggAATCATAAAGTGCTCCTAGATTACTTTGTAAATGGGTtaagtgactttggttttcaaaaaacaaaatggatcaacaccagcagatgacattgcaccacaaatcatcacagactgtggaaacgtaaccctggacttcaagcaacttgggctatgagcttctccacccttcttccagactctaggaccttggtttttaaatgaaatacaaaacgtGCCCTCATCTGAAAAAAttactttggaccaatggcaacagtccattacttctccttagcccaggtaagacacctctgatgttgtctatGGTACAAGAGTggtttaacaagaggaatatgacaactgtagccaaattccttgacacatctgtgtttagtggctcttgatgccttgaccccagcctcagtccattgcttgcgaagttcactcaaattcttgaatcgattttgcttgacaatcctcataaggctgcggttcctTCAATTGGTTGTGCATCTTATTCTTCCATACTTTTTCCTTTCACTCAactttgttaacatgcttggatacagcactctgtgaacaggcAGCTTCTtaggcaatgaatgtttgtggcttaccctccttatgAAGGGtgtcaatagccgcatttccactgttgggccagtgcgagccagggcttaaaatgggCCAGGCCAGGCttatagcctcgggccagtagcactgAGGCCAGAATAGCACAGGGTTTCCAGTCgagcctgaagctccgctgcgcatcactaaaacacgccctttacacacctcttaggaacaacgtcatgcaacctcatcactTTGCTGACAAAGAAAAGTTaccagaaaactaagaaataaatcactggaactagcgcgatcaaaaaacgaacatgataaaagcggccgtttgtttgcattgttaaatattcaaattcaaaagcatcaatgttttactatagagtaagtgatacattgatcataatgaattaatttatcaggactcaaaattaatcacacagaaatacatttctattttatttatttttaacgcctatgaaatcagttttctgtttatttgtagccacagtagcctatacatcacatttagaatgaatggtAATCTCTCGacttttataaaagctcccggaCAAAAAGACATTATTCTATTTTGATGACATATCCTACacggagctaaactctcgagacgagactcatgacagataaaatgttactaaataaatacacagttgTGATAGAGAATTAAGAAGCTGACACCTGATTTatccaagtggttgcatttaccatgtttactgttGTAATGTTAGACtaatgtttagcgtgcacagtcttttacatcgcttataaatatttctgccttgtttagtgattataatccacatcggatcaagttatttcaaacactcgatgctgactgaaagtgagttttgagctcaacttatttatatgaagaagaaaaaaaaaaaaaaaaaaaaagtctttaatactggtATTAAAGCGGTAAGCTTTCTGTAATGATCTTCAGCGCTGAGCTCTCCAGATGCGGAGACACTCCgtctttgttcataacccctcctctagccccagctggcccgctttggcccaaggttcacgatcaagccccggaagtgaaaCTCTAAACGTGGCTAATGATTTTCTTCTGGacagctgtcagatcagcagtcctccacatgattgtgtagcctagtgaaccaaactgagaaaccatgttgaaggctcaggaaacctttgcatatTCTAGTTTGCtgaaatagtgaattggtgggtttttgttaaaatgtcagccaaaatcaccacaattaaaagaaccaaatacttgaAATACTTCAGTGAATACacacgtttcacaatttgagttgaattactgaaataaaatgtactttccacaacattctaatttattgagatgcacctgtatactaCCAtttaaagtttggagtcagtaagatttttttgttttaaataaacattgtcCCTTTAAACAttctatttcattaaaaaatcctgaaaaaaaaaaaaaaaaaaaaaaaaaagcactctaCAGAAATATTAGGCaccacaactgctttcaacactgacaataagaaatgtttcatgagcagcaaatcagcatattaagatttttctgaaggatcttgtgacattTTAGACTGgtgcaatggctgctgaaaacagttttgccAGCAAAGGAATACAtggcactaaaaaaaataaataaaaattaactgttTTTCATACAGCCCTAATGAGTATAAGAGactaaggtttaaaaaaaaaaaaaaaaaaaaaaaacccttaccGACCCCACAGATTTTATTCTACATAGATCTATAGTGAATCCATAGAGAGATCACTACAGGCCAAACAACAAATGAACTTTATCTTGGGATTCCCGTTATCAGAAACTTGACTGCAGAATTAATTTCAAGTGACACTTAGGCCTACAAATAGAACATTTCTACAATGACCCTCCCTGGGATTAAGCTATGAGAGACAGTATATAAGATAGCAAATCATACCAATGGCTCGCTCAATCTTCCCCATGACTTGGTTATTGGGAATGGCCTTCCCAGATTCATACTCCGCAATGATTTGCGGCTTCTCATTGATTttctgcccaaaaaaaaaaaaacacaattataatttttatttttatattcatacatacatatacatatacacacacaagcgAATAAACTACAGATTATACAGTAAATCTGTAAATGACTCACAGTTGCCAGATCTTTCTGGGTGAGGCCTTTATTCTGTCGGCCCTGCTGGATCACCTTCCCTACTTCCAGAGGCACTCTCTGATGGCTGAGCTCCTCCGTCTCTCGGTCCAGCTTGGCGGTGTTCTTGGTCACAAGATGCTGTTTGTTTTGTCCAGCAGCCCCTTCGAAGGAGAAATTCTTCATTTAATTCCAGTTGGAAAATACACGAAATACACACGAAAAGGTTTTAATGTTCTTACATTTCTTGGATGTTTCGACGGCTTCTCCTTTCCTCTGAGCAGTAGTTATAGCCTGAAACAAAAGTACTGCTTGCGTTATAGAAATCGAAACTCCGTGTACATCCGTGAACAGCTTTTATTAGGCTTCCACCTCGTTCATTACCCTGATTAAGTCGACGATTATATTTCTGATGCATTTATACCCAGATCGATATTTTAAACTTTGACAGATTAAAGCCATTGACGCATTATTCGAGGCGAAACAATTAAACGCTGGTCGCAGCAACAATGTGTTTGCCAAACATGATCTAATAGCGTCAGCAAACTATGTAACGTGACGTTAGCAGATGGCTGTGAAATACCTGCTTAGACTTTGATTGAGCAGCTGATCCCTTCTTCCTCAAAACAGTCACGGTATCCCAGTCGCTCTCTGCCATGTTGTCGAAGATTACTTGCAGAAGTGTTTGATTTTTAGGCAACAACGGGGCGTTCAGCTTGTCGTGCACGTCCCTGCTCTTTATGCTAGTGAACTAAACCGGATATACGTCAGGGTATAAGGCACGTGTTAACGAGCCCTCGTAACGTGCATTAAcctgtattgtgtgtgtatgtgtatttacaaaaatatatatacacatataaaaattatatatataattatatgcagAGAAATCTTACTCTTACTCTTAATCTGTCTTAAATTCAGTTTTTCAATAAACTGCGTTATGAATTGCAAAAGCTCTTAATTTGCTCTGCGTGGTATCTGACGCAACAATATAATGGAAtggcaaactattttttttattttttacttttcattacaaattatacttaaattatacgaaggaaaaaaaagaaaagtgtgtgtgtgtgtttagaatgGTTCGAagagcatctatctatctatctatctatctatctatctatctatctatctatctatctatctatctatctatctatctactatctatctatctacctatctatctatctatctatctatctatctatctatctactatctatctatctacctatctatctatctatctatctatctatctatctatctatctatctatctatctatctatctatctatctatctatctatctatcatagtgAATGTCAAAAAactaggtaacactttattttgatggtgacTTATGAACATACTATTGACAATAAGTAACACTGCActtgtcaactaactctcattagagtattagttgTCTGTCTGATTATTATCTAATAACTCTTTATTGTGATGGTCTCCCAACAGACAttttaagtaactttgcaagAACGTCaacttaaccctaaccctaccagtCTACCAACACTCTACTAACACTCTAGTGAGAATTTGTAGATATGTAGGTGCAATGTTACTTTTAGTCAACAGAATGTGTTAAAGGGACAATCAAATTAAATTGAAACCATTCTTTTTTCTTGATTAAGTTTTTCTTGCTCTTAAAACTTATTCTTTCTTTTCAGGTAAAATATGTTCTTTGTACATCATATAGTCAATAAATATATCTTTGGAATTTAGGCATtcaattacatttgtaaattcaAATTTAGAAAAAGGTCCAATAcatttcataataattatattaatacttGTCAATTAATATGCGGAGCTTACACTTAATGTAGAATAATCTTAAACCGGAGGGTTTGATTTTGGCCTTAGTCCTCTCTGTAAATTATAGGTGAAAATaaagtctaataataaaaaagataaacgCATGTCTGCTGGAGTTGTATTTATTACTTATGTTAATGTAAAATTTGCCTGAACCTTTACATTTAGAGCTTAACTGAATCCTTTTATTACATTCCAAAGATATATTTATTGAAACTAGACAGAGAAAtgaaaacagttcattttaaaactacagatcaacataTAGGCTATTTCCTTaaactcttatttatttattgtttattcattcattcattcatccatttttCATCATGTGTTAAGGTTGTGTAACTGTTCTTAAAGAACAATAGTATTTTTGTTTGACCAAATTTGACTTTAATACCTTTAAGAATGTAGCACAATCTGCAGTGGAATTTTGCTCAAAGAAACTCTATAAAATGTATGATGCTTATTAAACAAAAATCAACTAGTGAGCAGtctttacatgtgtgtgtatgtaggtcACAAGAGCATTGCTGGGATCCTAATAGTTGGTAGCATGAATATGGACTGATAGAGCCTGACCCCTGCTGGTATTTATAGACTGCTGAGTCAGGGTCAGGGACTGGCAGATCACTGCTACAAGCAAAAGAGGGTGGGGAGACTGACATCGACAGCTGCTGAGATATTAAGCAACCATCTCAATAAAAAAGCTGGAACTCTTCTGTTGCACATAAACATGCAGTAATTTTATCACAATAAAGTAATGATTTtcttcatctctctgtctctcattttCCATCTGCAGATCATAAAAGCTTTTGACATAATcttgagattttcttgagattgtTTAATGTTATAATGCACAAAGTTTTCATCACGTtccataaaaagtattttattcataTCACATCTGTTGTAAGTATTTATCTCTCCATTTTTAGGCATTACgaatccaacacacacacacacacacacacacacacacacacacacttgtcttgCATTCATATTCACATGTTTTAAGTTgacacaaaattaataaattctgtTCATAAAAGATGTAGAACTTGTTTGATTTATCTATCTTTTTTCCTCAATCTGTACAACACTATAAGATGTTTGGTTTACAATAATCATGTATAAAATTCAATGAAGGGATTCATTTATTTCCAAAAGGTCCATACCATACATAACACTGCTGTGGAAATCATACAAAATGGCACATCTGGGGCTTGCAGTGATTGGAATTAAACAACATCAAATTTCATATAAACAGCATTGCAGTTTTTGGTAATggtgaaaaatgtgttttcagttttcagtttgaaCGCTTAAGtagttttattcatataaatgGGATGCATTCAGAGTATCATGAAATGTCAGTACAATTGTATTTAAACTCCAGACACTCAAAATAGTCCATAAAATGCTGAATTATCTGTGGTGGTTTCATTTACAACTTTTTCTCAAATGCAAGGTAAATAGTCTGAAAATTATATACAATTCCAAGAAAATAGACATCTGAAATTACTCATTATGCTACTTTATGTAATCCCTGAGCAAATGTTTCGCTCACTTACTGTGATCAGTAAAATTCATCAGCCGCTTTGATATAAATCACACATACTGATTTGGCCTTCATCAGTGTTAGcgataataagaaaaatatttgcatccaTATCCTTTCTTTTAAAGTGAAAGGGAAAACTGTGCACCTGATGCTTTTGCAAAGCATTTCTTaatactttttgttgttttggcaGAAATAGAACATGAAATGTTCAGATCAAACTTATGGATGTGTGCTGCTTAGGTTATGTTTTAGAAAAGTACATGTTTCTATCACACACTTTTTAGAATAGATTTAGGGTgcttaaaatgaatagaaaaaaaaaaactatggcgACTTTAAAAATCCTTCAAAAGACAGGTACTGATCAGTAGAGGGGGCTCCAGTTGAATGTTCCTATTGATATTAGAGTCTGGCAAGTGTTGGAAGACAGCCACACCATCTCCACTAAACTGTAATGAAGGAATCCTAAGGCAAAGCCGCATCCGACATCTGTCAGATGGTGACGACCTAGCAACACACGGGACATGCCAACTAGGACTGCCCATAACACAAGCAAAATACGCAGGGGAACTGCAAGCACCAAGTGTGCCAACAGGAATTTAGATACCATGATTGCTCGGCTTGCATGGGCTGCTGGGAAAGAATAGATGTCCATGGCCAGGTAGTCGAGGAAACCAGGCGCCATTTCCCATGGCCCTTTGCGCTTCACCAACTTCTGCATGCCTGCTACAGTCATCACATCCAGTAAGAGAGCTGTAAAgcaatgacatttacatttttaaagcaatAGCAAACTCACAGGAATGTTTATGGTCATTTGGCCACAAGTTATCACATCTGACATGATATACAGCTATAACACACTCTTGAGAGTGTTATATTGCTTTTACATAACAAATAAGTAGAAAAATCAaggaatgttgaaaaaaaaaagtctgggcaaaaacttttttttaaaggtgtggtgaaaatgttttgtaaaacttTGTGGGCAAAAAATCTACGCAATGAATAGCTCACAGAAAGTCACTTTCAAGCCAAGATGCTTTCGGGTGATCAAACCTGGCAAATTCTTGAAAActtaaaacagttacaaaatctGCATAAGGAAATATTTTGCCCTTACCTGAAATTCCTGATCacatggattcctattgaaattacTAGATTTTGCTTATGAAAATTTGCAGACAAATGAGAAAAAACCCTAACAGTGTGGTGCTGTCCCACTATGCTGTTCAGGGAGCATGCTGGAGGCACAAGGAAACAGTCTTTTCTCATTTAACAGTCTTTAATCAAGAAAACACTGGGAATAATCCACAACAGACCCAACAAACACTGAACGCAGAGACTTAAATACAAAGGATAAT contains the following coding sequences:
- the brd3os gene encoding putative uncharacterized protein BRD3OS produces the protein MTERGPLAEKALSEGFARLRFKDTSLLIWQQQQLELERAPPTNYLSRSQSSRYSRYGNQSVVVRDKTRLKDTDSTGQSRICAVM
- the edf1 gene encoding endothelial differentiation-related factor 1 homolog; translation: MAESDWDTVTVLRKKGSAAQSKSKQAITTAQRKGEAVETSKKWAAGQNKQHLVTKNTAKLDRETEELSHQRVPLEVGKVIQQGRQNKGLTQKDLATKINEKPQIIAEYESGKAIPNNQVMGKIERAIGLKLRGKDIGLPLDADPKKK